A region from the Drosophila mauritiana strain mau12 chromosome 2L, ASM438214v1, whole genome shotgun sequence genome encodes:
- the LOC117135941 gene encoding stAR-related lipid transfer protein 7, mitochondrial, which produces MLFNRFVLAIKNQSRETLRAWSYQCESIFAQRSRRIQQLFSFYQSVYGTQGLKQLWRAYYRRELQPPLRGMVMSAVGLVGLNIKRMGSDGFDWNKERLALSNFDLCRRDIEFINALPNNQLCDRCQAKKMKYCYCQLGNQRCKKGQSKPSTSKEAESGTDPDTSISNCLRPLDLDVRNAPAGTVRIQAQDDQKWEPYFSKNEFSIWRRQERSSLYSYKVYARFDDITADDFLHVQTDLDYRRQWDDTALRLELISEDPVPGSNSHLIYWEMQWPRLFANRDYVYCRRYIKDENKKLIFICNRGATHNTYPALSGKVRVTDYWSLMVIKPFRGFHEPGLHFVLTYFDDPGIPIPQNIKSWVTQKQMPEFLTKMYVATKNYACSRAIKMKDMFHGFALINDEYTANEQRGSWLGSLSRRKVNSKPEAGR; this is translated from the exons ATGCTGTTCAATCGATTTGTACTGGCCATCAAGAACCAGTCCCGGGAAACGCTGCGGGCCTGGAGCTACCAATGCGAGTCGATTTTCGCCCAGCGCTCGCGCCGCATTCAGCAGTTGTTCAGCTTCTACCAGTCGGTGTATGGAACTCAGGGTCTGAAGCAGCTATGGCGCGCATACTACCGCCGGGAGCTGCAGCCTCCGCTGCGGGGAATGGTAATGAGTGCGGTGGGTCTCGTCGGGCTGAATATCAAGCGAATGGGTAGTGATGGCTTCGATTGGAACAAGGAGCGCTTGGCCCTGTCCAACTTTGATCTGTGCCGCCGGGATATTGAGTTCATCAACGCCCTGCCCAACAATCAGCTATGCGACCGCTGCCAGGCCAAGAAGATGAAATACTGCTACTGTCAGCTGGGCAACCAGCGCTGCAAAAAGGGCCAATCCAAGCCGTCCACCAGCAAAGAGGCGGAGTCGGGGACGGATCCGGACACCAGCATCAGCAACTGTCTGCGACCGTTGGATCTGGACGTGCGCAATGCACCGGCCGGAACGGTACGCATTCAAGCCCAGGACGACCAAAAATGGGAGCCGTACTTTAGCAAAAACGAATTCAGCATTTGGCGACGGCAAGAGCGCTCCTCCTTATACTCATACAAG GTTTATGCTCGATTCGACGACATCACAGCGGACGACTTCCTACACGTTCAAACGGATTTGGACTACCGTCGTCAGTGGGACGACACGGCCCTAAGACTTGAGCTCATCAGCGAGGATCCCGTCCCGGGCAGCAACTCGCATCTGATATACTGGGAGATGCAGTGGCCACGACTGTTCGCCAATCGCGACTATGTCTATTGTCGCCGCTACATTAAGGACGAAAACAAGAAACTGATATTCATTTGCAACCGCGGTGCCACGCACAACACCTATCCGGCGTTGTCTGGAAAAGTTCGCGTCACTGACTATTGGAGCCTGATGGTCATCAAGCCCTTTCGCGGTTTTCATGAGCCAGGCCTCCACTTTGTCCTCACGTACTTCGACGATCCGGGCATACCCATACCGCAGAATATTAAGTCCTGGGTTACTCAGAAACAAATGCCCGAGTTCCTCACCAAGATGTACGTGGCCACCAAGAACTATGCCTGCTCACGGGCCATCAAGATGAAGGACATGTTTCACGGTTTCGCGCTTATCAATGACGAATATACGGCTAATGAGCAACGCGGCAGTTGGCTGGGCAGCTTGAGCCGGCGCAAGGTCAATAGTAAACCCGAAGCAGGTCGCTAA
- the LOC117135934 gene encoding protein disulfide-isomerase A5: protein MWITGPFVFLLLVALVAAKTKTSAVQDDIAEYKDFKKLLRTKNNVLALYVTSAKSAAAELKIFREAAEAIRGTGTMLLLDCGQQDRKKLCKKLKVSPDPYAIKHYKDGDFHKDYDRQLSVSSMITFMRDPSGDLPWEEDPAGKDVLHFSDAASFTKHLRKVIRPMLVMFYVPWCGFCKKMKPDYGKASTELKTKGGYILAAMNVERQENAPIRKMFNITGFPTLIYFENGKLRFTYEGENNKDALVSFMLNPNAKPTPKPKEPEWSADTNSEIVHLTSQGFEPALKDEKSALVMFYAPWCGHCKRMKPEYEKAALEMKQKKIPGLLAALDATKEPSIAEKYKVKGYPTVKFFSNGVFKFEVNVREASKIVEFMRDPKEPPPPPPPEKSWEEEEDSKEVLFLDDENFTSTLKRKKHALVMFYAPWCGHCKHTKPEFTAAATSLQDDPRIAFVAIDCTKLAALCAKYNVRGYPTILYFSYLKTKLDYNGGRTSKDFIAYMNNPPTSADRTEL from the exons ATGTGGATCACCGGTccgtttgtttttcttctGCTGGTGGCACTTGTTGCCGCAAAAACGAAAACCTCTGCGGTGCAGGATGACATCGCAGAGTATAAGGACTTCAAGAAGCTGCTGCGCACCAAGAACAATGTCCTCGCGCTATACGTGACAAGTGCGAAGTCCGCTGCTGCCGAGCTAAAGATATTCCGTGAGGCGGCGGAGGCGATACGGGGAACCGGGACAATGTTGCTGCTGGATTGCGGCCAGCAGGATCGCAAGAAACTGTGCAAGAAGCTGAAAGTATCGCCGGACCCCTACGCCATTAAACACTACAAGGATGGCGACTTTCACAAGGACTACGACCGGCAGCTGAGCGTCAGCTCCATGATCACTTTCATGCGTGATCCCTCCGGCGATCTGCCCTGGGAGGAGGATCCAGCCGGCAAGGATGTTCTGCACTTCAGCGACGCCGCTTCCTTCACAAAGCATTTACGCAAGGTCATCCGGCCCATGCTTGTCATGTTCTATGTTCCCTGGTGCGGATTCTGCAAGAAAATGAAGCCGGACTACGGAAAAGCGTCCACGGAGCTGAAAACTAAGGGCGGTTATATTCTGGCAGCAATGAATGTAGAGCGACAGGAGAACGCTCCTATACGCAAAATGTTCAACATAACTG GTTTTCCCACCctgatttattttgaaaatggCAAGCTGCGCTTTACATACGAAGGAGAGAACAATAAGGACGCTTTGGTATCTTTTATGCTCAACCCAAATGCCAAGCCGACGCCAAAGCCCAAGGAACCCGAATGGTCGGCGGATACCAACTCGGAGATTGTCCATCTCACGTCGCAGGGTTTTGAGCCCGCTCTGAAGGACGAGAAGTCCGCCCTGGTCATGTTCTATGCACCCTGGTGCGGACACTGTAAGCGCATGAAGCCGGAATACGAAAAGGCCGCTCTGGAGATGAAGCAGAAAAAGATTCCCGGCCTTTTGGCCGCGTTGGATGCAACGAAGGAGCCGTCAATCGCAGAGAAATATAAAGTCAAGGGCTATCCAACTGTTAAGTTTTTCTCGAATGGCGTCTTTAAGTTTGAAGTAAATGTACGCGAAGCATCGAAAATTGTTGAATTTATGAGAGATCCCAAGGAGCCCccaccgcctccgccgccCGAGAAGAGttgggaggaggaggaggacagCAAGGAAGTTCTATTTCTGGATGACGAAAACTTCACTTCTACGCTGAAGAGGAAAAAGCATGCGCTGGTCATGTTCTATGCACCCT GGTGTGGACACTGTAAGCACACAAAACCGGAGTTCACAGCGGCTGCCACGTCCTTACAGGATGATCCTCGGATAGCGTTTGTCGCCATCGACTGCACAAAGCTTGCCGCCCTCTGCGCAAAGTACAATGTACGCGGATATCCCACCATTCTGTACTTTTCTTACCTCAAAACCAAGCTGGATTACAATGGCGGACGCACCAGCAAGGACTTTATCGCCTATATGAACAACCCGCCTACCTCAGCGGACCGCACAGAGCTGTGA
- the LOC117144190 gene encoding coatomer subunit beta' yields the protein MPLKLDIKRRLTSRSDRVKCVDLHPAEPWMLCALYNGHVHIMNYENQQMVKDFEVCDVPVRSARFVARKNWILTGSDDMQIRVFNYNTLEKVHSFEAHSDYLRCIAVHPTQPLVLTSSDDMLIKLWNWEKMWACQRVFEGHTHYVMQIVFNPKDNNTFASASLDRTVKVWQLGSNFANFTLEGHEKGVNCVDYYHGGDKPYLISGADDRLVKIWDYQNKTCVQTLEGHAQNISAVCFHPELPIVLTGSEDGTVRIWHSGTYRLETCLNYGFERVWTISSMRGTNNVALGYDEGSIIIKVGREEPAMSMDVVGGKIIWAKHSEMQQVNLKTIADGTEIKDGERLPVAAKDMGACEIYPQTIAHNPNGRFVVVCGDGEYIIYTSMALRNKAFGSAQEFVWALESNEYAIRENNGTVRLFRNFKERKSFTPEYGAESIYGGYYFGVKTSSGLAFYDWETLQLVRRIEVQPKNVFWNESGSLVCLATDDSYFVLGVDTAQVANAVETKEGLEDDGVESAFNVLGEVSECVKTGLWVGDCFIYTNSVNRINYYVGGEIVTVSHLDRTMYLLGYVPKDNRIYLGDKELNVISFCLQLSVLEYQTAVMRRDFERADVVLPTIPKEHRTRVAHFLEKQGFKSQALQVSTDADHKFDLALQIGDLEIALKLARESENSQKWSQLADVASSKNNMALVKECMQKANDFSGLLLLSTASGDAELLDVVGAAGSAQGRHNLAFLSAFLRSDVERCLEILIETNRLPEAAFFARTYLPSQMSRIVELWREKLGKVNEKAGQSLADPAQYTNLFPGLGDALRVEQHLQEERARKAPARLAAHLPLNSERHPLQELFAAEQAGAGQQLEEKVKPAYVPAQAAVSSSQVAQPTAAADDDDDLDLEIDGITLDDNIDTTDVNLDDDFLSDD from the exons ATGCCTCTGAAACTAGACATCAAGCGTCGCCTGACGTCGCGCTCGGATCGGGTCAAGTGCGTCGATCTCCATCCGGCGGAGCCGTGGATGTTGTGCGCCCTGTACAATGGCCACGTACACATCATGAACTATGAGAACCAGCAAATGGTTAAGGACTTCGAGGTCTGCGACGTGCCTGTGCGCTCCGCCCGTTTCGTGGCACGCAAAAACTGGATCCTCACAGGCTCGGATGACATGCAGATCCGTGTGTTCAACTACAACACGCTGGAGAAGGTGCACTCGTTCGAGGCGCACTCGGACTATCTGCGCTGCATCGCGGTGCATCCCACACAGCCGTTGGTGCTGACCAGCAGCG ACGACATGCTCATCAAGCTTTGGAATTGGGAGAAGATGTGGGCCTGCCAGCGTGTCTTCGAGGGCCACACCCACTACGTCATGCAGATCGTGTTTAACCCGAAGGACAACAACACCTTTGCCTCCGCCTCGCTGGATCGCACTGTTAAGGTGTGGCAGCTGGGTTCTAATTTCGCCAACTTTACGCTGGAAGGACATGAGAAGGGTGTCAATTGTGTGGATTATTACCATGGTGGCGATAAGCCATACTTGATTTCCGGTGCTGACGATCGCTTGGTCAAAATCTGGGATTACCAAAACAAAACCTGTGTGCAGACTTTGGAGGGGCATGCTCAGAATATCTCCGCAGTCTGTTTCCACCCGGAATTGCCGATCGTGTTGACTGGCTCAGAAGATGGCACCGTCCGCATTTGGCACTCTGGCACTTATCGCCTCGAGACCTGCCTTAACTACGGATTCGAGCGGGTGTGGACCATCTCCAGCATGCGCGGCACCAACAACGTGGCGCTGGGCTACGACGAGGGTTCTATCATCATTAAGGTGGGCCGCGAGGAACCAGCAATGTCTATGGACGTCGTGGGAGGCAAGATCATTTGGGCCAAGCACTCCGAAATGCAGCAG GTCAATCTAAAAACTATTGCTGATGGCACAGAGATTAAGGATGGTGAACGCTTGCCCGTGGCCGCCAAGGATATGGGCGCCTGCGAGATCTACCCGCAGACCATTGCTCACAATCCCAACGGTCGTTTCGTCGTGGTATGCGGCGATGGCGAGTACATTATCTACACATCGATGGCCCTGAGAAATAAGGCTTTCGGGTCCGCGCAAGAATTTGTGTGGGCCCTCGAGAGCAACGAGTACGCCATCAGGGAGAACAACGGCACCGTTCGACTGTTTCGCAACTTCAAGGAGCGCAAGAGTTTTACTCCAGAGTACGGAGCCGAGAGCATATACGGTGGCTACTATTTCGGCGTAAAAACCTCCTCCGGATTGGCCTTCTATGACTGGGAGACGTTGCAACTGGTGAGGCGCATCGAGGTGCAGCCAAAGAATGTGTTCTGGAACGAAAGTGGCAGTCTGGTCTGCTTGGCTACAGATGACTCCTACTTTGTCCTGGGGGTGGACACTGCCCAGGTTGCCAATGCCGTAGAGACCAAGGAGGGACTGGAGGATGATGGTGTGGAGAGCGCCTTCAATGTGCTAG GCGAGGTTTCGGAGTGCGTCAAAACAGGTCTGTGGGTGGGAGACTGCTTCATCTATACCAACTCGGTGAATCGCATCAACTACTACGTGGGCGGCGAGATTGTGACAGTATCCCACTTAGACCGCACAATGTATCTGCTGGGCTACGTGCCCAAGGACAATCGTATTTACCTCGGCGATAAGGAGTTGAACGTGATCAGTTTCTGTCTGCAGCTGTCCGTGCTGGAGTACCAGACGGCGGTTATGCGAAGAGACTTTGAGCGCGCAGACGTTGTGCTACCAACCATTCCCAAGGAGCACCGCACTCGGGTGGCACATTTTCTGGAGAAACAGGGCTTTAAGTCGCAGGCCCTGCAAGTTTCTACCGATGCCGACCATAAGTTTGACTTGGCCTTACAAATCGGGGATTTGGAAATCGCTTTAAAGCTGGCCCGTGAGTCGGAGAACTCCCAGAAGTGGTCACAGCTGGCAGATGTAGCGTCTAGCAAGAACAACATGGCTCTGGTTAAGGAGTGCATGCAGAAAGCAAACGACTTCAGCGGTCTTTTGCTGCTCTCAACCGCGTCCGGCGATGCAGAGCTGCTCGATGTGGTGGGTGCGGCTGGCTCGGCCCAGGGACGTCACAATCTAGCCTTCCTCTCGGCTTTCCTGCGTTCGGACGTGGAACGCTGCTTGGAGATTCTCATTGAGACAAATCGCTTGCCAGAGGCAGCGTTCTTTGCCCGCACCTACCTGCCCAGCCAGATGTCAAGGATCGTAGAACTTTGGCGCGAGAAGCTTGGCAAGGTCAACGAAAAGGCGGGCCAGTCGCTGGCCGATCCGGCACAGTATACAAATCTCTTCCCTGGCCTGGGCGATGCGCTACGGGTGGAGCAGCATTTGCAGGAGGAGCGAGCTCGCAAGGCGCCGGCACGCCTCGCTGCCCATCTTCCACTGAATAGCGAACGTCATCCTCTGCAAGAACTTTTTGCCGCCGAGCAGGCTGGCGCCGGCCAGCAGTTGGAGGAGAAGGTGAAGCCAGCTTACGTTCCCGCTCAAGCTGCTGTTTCCAGCAGCCAGGTGGCCCAGCCTACAGCCGCTGcggatgacgacgacgacctGGACTTGGAAATAGATGGAATCACGTTGGATGATAACATTGATACGACAGATGTGAACCTCGATGACGATTTTCTAAGCGACGATTAG